ACAGTGAGGCCTGTGAGCACACCTCCATTTCCACAGCCAGGCACAAGTGGTTTGGTTTTAAACtccttcccatttccatttGTTAACAGAGACTGGGAACCAGACATTCCTTTGGCAGTGGCTGTTGGAAAGGATTTCAGTCACCAACCACTCACATCCTTCTGTGTGACTCAGTGCTTTATTGGCAATCATGACAGCACCCTGTAATTAGCACGCATGGTTGTTGGAGGTAATTATGTCATAGTGGAGTGGGTACACTTCCAGGGGTCCCGGCACCCCCAGTGTACCCCCAGGGAATGAGGCAGAGCAGATAATCGATGTACGGTCACAGTGAATCAAAAGCCAGGTGGGCCAGCAGGATTTCCCAAATCCCATTCTGGTGACAAACCCGCCCAAAAAGTGGTTACCTTGGCAAAGCCACACCAGGCACGTGCTCAGACGTGGCCGGGCAGGGGCTGATGGGAGGCACTGCGGAATTCCTGAGCAATGGCTCAGTCATGTTCCTTCTGCTGACCATTCCTTGAACTATTCTGGGGCAGGAAATTGCATGAAGGAACACTCACCTCTCTGCATCCCACTCTTGCTCTTAATGCAGCCGCTGCATCCACGTGACTGCTCAAAAAACCTTCAgttgttatttttaaactcCAGACCTGTGCAGGAAGTTTTTAGGAGAGACCTCTACTCCTGAAGGCCCACAAAAGATAACCAAAGGAAAACACCAACTGGGAGTGTACCTTTATTGCACACGGCCTGACCCTCTCTTGGCTCTATAAAGGCTGCAGATTTCAGGGTGCCAATGCCCCAATtaatggaatcccagaatggtttgggttggaagggaccttaaacctcATCCCATgtccatgggcaaggacaccttccactatcccaggctgcttcaagccccacccaacctggccttagacacttcagggatggggcagccacagcctacCCTTGGTTCAGCTTCAGGACATCAGGCCAATTCAAACTGGGACAATCCCAAACATGGACACAACTGTGTCATTAATCTTCATTTTTATACattaccaaaataaaaccatcttCATCAAGCAGAACAAACAAGGCCCAAGTGCTCAAAATAGTTTTGAACCAGAGTGTTCAGTCCTTAAATCATCTCCCAGCAGAAGAAATTGCAGCAACCCTTTGGCCAGTGTATGATGGGGCTGTAGCAGCCCACACATCAAaccttcccttttcccaccctgAGAGCTGAATTCAAAATGTGATTTTGCCTCATAATCAAAGACCTCACTTAGCTCTAACAGCGACACCAGCATCACGTGCAGAGCTCTGAACATGTGAGGAGGAAACCACTGCCCAGTTTGTCACAGCCACTGAATCATAACCCACTGTGTTTGTGTCTCTCTTACCTGGTACCAGCACCAACAGCTCTGGTTAGGAGGGATTTAAAATGGCCAAAACCTCAGTGATGTCTCAAGGAAAAGTGGAAGTTTTCTGGATCTGAAAAAGGAAGTGCTCCTCCATGAGAGGAACTTAGGGTTAGTGACTATACCCCAAGTTTCAGAGGAGGAATATCCTCTACCCCTCCTTTCTAAAACCTGTTCTACTATGTGACACTACGAGAATGGAACTTCAAAAAGGTTATTTCTAACTAAAACTCTCATGAGCTTTCCAGGGATTTAAATgccaatttttttaatgtcccaAGAAATTAGCTTCCAgctccagaaaaataaaaccatcttCTAATTGGGCTGGAAATGAGGTATTTAAGTAGGAGACAAGGAGCGTCTCAATCACCTTCCCAGCAGACAGTGCCATGGCCAAGTGCTACATTTTGTGTTTACTCTGATGCTCTTCCAAGTCCTCCATGAAGGGCCCAACAGCCCATCCCCAAAGTAAAGGGAATACAGGAATTTCTCATGCCTGTTCTCAGGCCCTCCCAACTGGAATCCTTTTACCCACAGATTTCTACTCATTATGTTCAAAATGGCAGCATTTATGTTAAGGAAAATCCACTGGCTTtgggaaaaaaggcagagaaggatTTGAGTAGAGAACTGCCAACCTCAGAAATACAGACAGACCAACCAAGCAACATTATGATAAAGTGTTTATtcaacttttttaaaatatcaaatttttttttacacgTAATTTGTTGATAAACAGTCTcccaatattaaaaaaatcaaaaaaagaatCAAGTGTGTATTACTTTGGGCAGAACCACATCCCATTGATGACACACCCACTCCTCTCTTCAGCCGCCTGCGAGGCCGCAGCGTGTTCAGCCCACAAGAGTCAATGACACAAAACGCAACCAGCTTTAGGATTCCTGAGTATTGATTCTCTCAAGTTCCCTAAGTGAGTCTGTAAAACTCTGAAGCATCAGTCAAAGTGTGACCCAAACCGCTGCGCTTTGGATCACAGACTAAGCCTCGTCTACACAGTGCAGGAAGAAATCTCTTGGGCGCTTCAGAGGGGAATGATGGACATGAAACCGACCCCGTTTCCCAAGCTGACTTCCGAGAGAGGCAGGCAGAAATACCTCTGGATTTCTCCTCTTTGATTTTCTGTTAAGAGTTCTGGGGAGCTGTTTGGCAAGAAGTCCAAGTCTGGTGAAGAAACCTCTAGGACCTGCTCCTCCTTTTGTTCGTCAATGGCAGTTTTACAGAAAACTGATCTGAAGTTGAGCATTCAGCAAGTACACATAAATATTGCTACTTTTGAGAAGAGGAGACGgcaagagggagagaaggaagagggaaacaTGGAGGACGTACAAGGTTAACAGTCCTGGAGACCAAGTGTCTACATAGAAAGTTAAACATACACAGCAAGGAGGCAGAGATTGTCGTTAACAGCGTAGCTcagctctgtcctgcagcaggTCAACATGCCAGGGATGGTCGCCAGGAATATTCCCTCCTCTTGTCAGAATTACCCATGCCCAGAAACTTCCAGATGTTGGGATTTCACTTAACATCACCTCTATGTTCACCTGCGGCCTTGTGTACACAAACATGCAGTCACCAGGAGGCCAAGTGAATTCCTTCggtatttttaaggaaaaaagtaaatctCAGAAACCAGGGTTGGTTCCAGGGCACACCCAGAAAGAAGCTCTACAGACCCACATGGATCCCCACAGGTGCTGGGAGCTTTACCAAGCACCTTCTGAGCATTGCTTTACTCTCTAGAGCTGGACTTCCATGGTGAAATCCCTTTGTTAAGTGATGTGACATTAGGACACTGTAGCAGTGGTTAATGAGGAGGGGGAACAGAAAAGAACGAGGTGGCTGATTTGAGGCCGGGATACCTGGCTCCTTGGAAACCTGAACAGCTGTTGGTGGTACCTTTATCCCCTGCTGTAGCCGATAAGCCATAGCACTCTGCCATCCCTCCTTCCCTATAAATACTCCCACTCTGTGGGCCAGGTCAGCACACGGACTGCCACAGGCTGAACACaggatgtgtgtgtgcatgcagcAGAGAGGACACACGTTGAAACAAAGACAAGTTTTAGACAGCGTTTGCTAAACACACATtctattacattttattttaaccttAAATACTCACTACTGCCCCAATTTTATACTAAATCTTGCtcctaaaaaaattattaagtaATTTAGCAGCACATAGCCATTCACTCAAAGCAAGACTTGGAAATTAAGAGATTTAAATCACCAGGCTTGGACCTACTTGATAAAAGAGTTTTAGCAATATTTATCAGTTGGGGGTCAGGGTTTGTTTCGAGCAGTTTAGAGAGACTTACGCACGGAATTCTAGCACTATGGATAAATGCTTCCATACAGCTTTGGCAGAAGGGTGGGATTCAAAGTTTCTATTTGACAAGGAATAAAAGTGAGCATTGAAGCAGATTGGCTGATGCTCTAAAGCTTTTATAGCATAAATTCTGGATGCGCAGCCTAAGTCAGCGTGGCTGTGAGAGCAGAGCCTGTCACCAGCTtagtgcagagcagcaccactTGGCCCAGCTGAGCAACGGCTTCTAAAACAGAGAGGGTGACACAAGGGGCTATCACCGAGTAGCCAACACTGAGTAGCTAACACTGAATAGCAACATCTGCTGCTCCAAGCAGCTGGCAGTAGATCCACCCGCAGGCGAAGGGCACAGGTTCAGCTCTCCCGCATCCAAGAGAGCCAAACTGCCCCTGGCTCCCGTGTTCCCTTGCTTCCACCTCACCAAGCCACACCATGCGAATACAGATACAGCCATCTGAAGCCACTCTGGATCTGGGAACctcattgctgctgcttctgatgGTGAACCAGATGCAGACAGGAATGGGTCTGATAGATCCTATTTCCTAAGGCTTCTAGAGAGACCTGCTGATACCGTAATCCTGTACCAGCTCAAGCGTTGCCCTTCACAGAGGGGCTTCTGCTGATTTGAGGTGCTCATTGCAATACTAAACCAAACCTTCAGCAGGGGTAACTCTACCACCTGCCCCATGAAGATGAGAAAGCGCAGTCTGGCCTCAGTAACTCATTTTGAGCAGAGCCTCAAGTGAATCACTggatgctgctgcagacagCCAAGCACTGCttcccacacagagcagtgctggctgctggtATCACAAGCAGAGGGATATAAGCCAAAACAGCTCTAAGTCTGGATGGTACCATCCCAGCTCATGGAAAAACTCCATTTGACAGCAGAATGCCTTAAAGCCCTTCATTACTCCAAAGGATCTCCTGGCTGCCCAAGTGTCTGAGGCAAATCTGACACTGGCACTCAGTGACAGCACAAACTCCTGTGAGGTGACAGATGAAACCAAAtctgtgttgtttttaaatGCCACCTGCATAAAAACAGCCCAGCACACACATAGGAGACCTGCTAAAGCAACAGGGAACACAAACACCAGGACACAGGCCTGAGACAATGACAACACCACATGGAAGCCATGAACAAAAATGTGTCTGGTGCTGCTGAGCCATTGCTCCAGGTTTAGCTCAACATGTCAAGTTCAAGACGAACACCTAACACAAAGCCACTTTTGAGATTTGCAAGTGGGACTAAATCAAAGTTCCTACTTAAAATTTGGTTTCAGCCACGCTTTCCTTCCCCAGTTCTGACAGAGTTTTGGGGCTTTGCAGACCATCACAAAGGAGTCCaccccccctcaaaaaaaagcATCTGGAAAGGGCTTCCTACAGCACAGCCTCGGTGAGGCCTCACCACGCAGGTGACTCACCAGAGATATCCCAGAAGGCCACGATGGTTGTAATGCagaagccacgtcagtgcattTGTTTCATGAACCCTGTTGGGGAGCCCTCGCTCCCAAGGAGGTGCAAGATCAGCAGCCCCCAGCCATGGCATTCCATAGCCGAGAGGCCAATCGACCCCAGACATCCAGAAAAACCAGAGCAAAGCAGATTCTTCCTTCTTCCAATCACAGCCCTGCTTGGAGCCACTGAGATGAAGTTCATTCCTCCCCCGGCACAGGGAGATTTAGAGCCATAACACACAGTTGGTTTGTTAAACAAATTCATCATTAAGGTTTAGCCCTAAACTGGTTGAGCTTGTTCTTTCTGCATGAGGAAAAACATGATGTGGGCAAGgctagaaaaaaaagtcagtactccttttccctcccccgTCCCTACAGTTAATACCAGCACATCTTCAAATAAGTTAAAACGTATAAGTTTTGGTAGCACCAAATTCTATCCCTTCCCTTCTTCTATCCCCATGTTGTAAACTGGAACACACTGGCCCAAGAGCATCAGAGAATATtatgagttggaagggacacacaagaatcattgagtccaactctaAATCAAAGCGTAAAAGGGTTTGGCAAAAATAAGCATCAGCCTTCCCTATGCACACACAAAATCTCACACTCCCACAAAACCCCCTCACTCCTCTGGCAAAGCCTTACACATCCATAAGCATCTACACACCTTCAGTAGCTGCCAGAATAATTTCAACAGCTGCATGTTGGGTTCCAAGGAACTGCAACAAATCCAGAGTCCACACTGGACTCGGTGTGCACCTCCCGTCCTGTGCACGTGTGGCTAATTCCTGTCACAACCTGTTTTGTGCCAGACAGGGCGGTGAGcacagtggctgctgctttttatttgtaGCATTGGAGCTCATTCTAAAATTgtacatttaaataaaaccagtaGTTTTAATCCAGTATGCATGATTAAAAGCTATCCTGTCCACACAATGCaaggatgttttctttcttttcaaggcCCAAATCTAATGAGTGAAACAGAAGAGACATGTTACTTTGGCTgggaataattaaaaaaaatctggctcAACATTCTGCTCGTCCATTGTGGTGTGTAATTGAGATACTCCTGTAGAAGAAAAGATCCCCCAGTCAGCTCCCTCTTCCGTTATGTAGGAACAACAATGCTCTTGGCTAGCAAAATGAGAAGAGCAAGATCTGCGTTTCCATCCGCTTGTTCCAAGGCCTCATGAGCTTCCTGCAGGGTAAAACCAGCACCGAGGATTCGGTCAACATCAGCGGCAGGGAAAGCAGGGGGTGCAGAAGCCCGTGTGGTCAGTCTGGTGTAGGCGGCTGGGGGGCTCAGCAGCGGTTCCTCACTCCCAGCCAGTGGCCACGGACCttcaggagcagcactgccactTCTCCCAGGTGCTCCTGTGAACAGGCTCTGAGTATCCTGTAGTGCACCTTCGCCCAAAGCAGGTGTGGAGGAAACAGGTGTGCTTTGCTCCAAAGTTGGACTCGGTGGACTCTGAGAAGCTCTTGCCAAAacctccccctgctctgggctctgctgctggccaggggTGGCTGCAGAACTCACCATGACCACATCGCTCTTACCTGAACCCTTCTGCCTCTCTAAAGTATCTCCCCCGAGCACAGGCTGCCCTGGACTGATGGGCCCAGTGCTGACATGCTCTCTGCCAGAATCACAAGGCTGgctcccctctgctcctccaccCTCAGACCTCACCTCAGCAAAGGAACAGCTCTGTTCCTGGCTGGCTGGATCTGAGCCTTTCTGCTCACCTTCAGGAAGTCCCTTCTGCTGCACTGCTGGCTCTCTGTGAACCACTTCCAGCTGTGAGACTTCTTCCGAGGCAAGGATCTTACATTCTCCTTTCCGACTGATAACCAAGAGTTTGTGAAGCTCTTTCAAGGCTGATGCTAGAGGGAAACATGGCTCTTCTGAAGGTCTTCCTGGATCCGTGTCCAGCTGGTGGATgctggaggggaaggagctgtCTGCTGCCAAATTAGCCAACTCATGATACTCTGCAGGAGTTTCACTAGTGCTTTTAGGCTGCAGGACATCACTGGTGGAAAGCGGATCACTCAAGGAGGATGGAGACTTCAGCAACTCCACCTCCATGGAGAAGGCATCAGAGTTCAGGCTGGATATACGTCTGCTCTCagtctgctgcttctgctccctTGCTGAGCTCTGCGCTTCAGATGCAGCCTGCTCCACTGCATCTATTTCCATGGAGGCTTCCATGTGCACATGGCTACAGGAGGCTGACAGTTGGATACTCCTTTTCACACAGGAAAGACCTGCTCTCTCCAGTCCATCTCTCATTTCCATGGGAGGATTTTCTGGCTGCTTGGCTTCTGCCACAGCAGGTTTCTCAACCCCACCAACAAAGCAAGGAGGTTCTGGGTCGGTTGTCTCAGTTTGCTCCTCAAGATGTTCCTTTTCTGGCTCTTTGCACGTCCAATGGTCTGTGGGAAGCTCATGTTTTTGCTCCTGCTCTGAAGACAGACAGACATCTTTATTCTGCCTGTGCTTGGCAGCAGTGTCAGCCAAATTGACTTTTGTCACTTCCAGAGGATGTTCCTGACCATGATCTTGCCCTTCAGCATTACATTCCTTTAAAATGTCAGCACTAAATGTTTCTTTGAGTGTCTTCTGTGAAAGGCAAGCTGAACTGGGGCAGGTTCCATCCCCGCTGTGTGGAGAGGGGTCATTATTTGCCAAGGAAGAGCTATTGGAATGATGCTGCAATACCAGAGGATATTCTCTTTCTGGGGTTATCTGGTGTTCAGGTGAAGAGTCAAAAGTCTTGACGGCTCTAGGATCAATGGGCTCTGCAAGGCTGGATTCGGATGAGCAAATTGAAGCAGGGGCAGAGACAGAACGATCAAGTAATTGATTTGTGGGATTACAGATCTTGGAATTTAGTCCTGAAGACTGGACTGGATTTTGAAACCCATCAGAAGCTGGTAATGAGGGCATTTCCAGTGAGGTAGTTTCTTTGTCACTATTCTCTATGgaagacagaaggaaaggagCAGTCAGGACACGGCAGAAGCACCGTTAACAGCGTGGCAGCACAAACTGGAACGGGTGGCTCTAAATACCTGGTCTGTGGCCCACTCCAGCTGCAGTAAACACACACTACATGCATCAAGGCTTCCGGCGTTCTGTTTGGATTAGGAAACAAACACACCAAACTCGTGTTAGCATTCAGAGCACACACCATGCATGGTTACAGTCCTGCACAGCTCCCCTCCCAACTGTCCGGCACAACGCCACggaggctgcaggagctccTGCCTCCCAGGAGGATTCTGCCTGGCAAATTCGGCACATCAAGGTAAAAATAACTTTGCCAGAGCACAATTTAAAGGCTGTTCTGTACTGTCTACACCACAGAGGAGTCTGTGGATGATACTACACACTTGGTAAACTCTACACAGTGTAACACGTGTCTAGTGCCATACTGGTCTGTTCTCCCTTTGGCTGGAGATACTCAGGAGACACGTTTCAGGGATATAGGAACTGAGATGGCAACACAGTTCTTGGGTTATGTTCCCAGCAGTGCCATCAGACCCAAGAGAAGGTGACCAAACACCAGCCAGCTGCAAAAGGGAGGTGTACAGATTGTAGGGGGAAAGAAATCCCCCAAAAGAACTGCTGCCCAAGGCTGGGAAGAGCAAAGCAAAGGAGAAGCAGCCAGAAGTCAaacccagcttgctgcttcctTGTCCTCACAGAGAGCAGATGAATTG
Above is a genomic segment from Corvus hawaiiensis isolate bCorHaw1 chromosome 22, bCorHaw1.pri.cur, whole genome shotgun sequence containing:
- the LOC125337014 gene encoding regulatory solute carrier protein family 1 member 1 isoform X1, whose product is MPSLPASDGFQNPVQSSGLNSKICNPTNQLLDRSVSAPASICSSESSLAEPIDPRAVKTFDSSPEHQITPEREYPLVLQHHSNSSSLANNDPSPHSGDGTCPSSACLSQKTLKETFSADILKECNAEGQDHGQEHPLEVTKVNLADTAAKHRQNKDVCLSSEQEQKHELPTDHWTCKEPEKEHLEEQTETTDPEPPCFVGGVEKPAVAEAKQPENPPMEMRDGLERAGLSCVKRSIQLSASCSHVHMEASMEIDAVEQAASEAQSSAREQKQQTESRRISSLNSDAFSMEVELLKSPSSLSDPLSTSDVLQPKSTSETPAEYHELANLAADSSFPSSIHQLDTDPGRPSEEPCFPLASALKELHKLLVISRKGECKILASEEVSQLEVVHREPAVQQKGLPEGEQKGSDPASQEQSCSFAEVRSEGGGAEGSQPCDSGREHVSTGPISPGQPVLGGDTLERQKGSGKSDVVMVSSAATPGQQQSPEQGEVLARASQSPPSPTLEQSTPVSSTPALGEGALQDTQSLFTGAPGRSGSAAPEGPWPLAGSEEPLLSPPAAYTRLTTRASAPPAFPAADVDRILGAGFTLQEAHEALEQADGNADLALLILLAKSIVVPT